Proteins from one Pseudomonas sp. KBS0710 genomic window:
- a CDS encoding peptidylprolyl isomerase — protein MTIAANKAVSIDYTLTNDAGEVIDSSAGGAPLVYLQGAGNIIPGLEKALEGKNVGDELTVTVEPEDAYGKYEAELVSTLSRSMFEGVDELEVGMQFHASGPDGQMQIVTIRDLDGDEVTVDGNHPLAGQRLNFQVKIVAIRDASQEEVAHGHVHGEGGHHH, from the coding sequence ATGACGATCGCCGCTAACAAGGCTGTCTCCATCGACTATACCCTGACCAACGACGCTGGTGAGGTCATCGACAGCTCCGCCGGCGGCGCGCCGCTGGTCTACCTGCAAGGCGCAGGTAACATCATCCCGGGCCTGGAGAAGGCTCTGGAAGGCAAGAACGTCGGTGACGAACTGACTGTCACCGTAGAACCTGAAGATGCTTACGGCAAATACGAAGCCGAACTGGTCAGCACCCTGAGCCGCAGCATGTTCGAAGGTGTTGATGAGCTGGAAGTGGGCATGCAGTTCCACGCATCCGGTCCGGACGGCCAAATGCAGATCGTCACCATCCGCGATCTGGACGGCGACGAGGTGACTGTCGACGGTAACCACCCTCTGGCTGGCCAGCGTCTGAACTTCCAAGTGAAGATCGTTGCCATCCGCGACGCTTCCCAGGAAGAAGTGGCCCACGGCCACGTCCACGGTGAAGGCGGTCATCACCATTGA
- a CDS encoding acyltransferase: MLDFLPAAVRGVIASLLLALNTILLCSFLFIVALFKALPFAKRFSEWLMNHTHEAWVTNNKGWMNLVRRTRWHLKGLEGLDYQHSYLVTSNHQSWVDIMVLQYVLNRRIRPLKFFLKQELIWVPVIGLAWWALGFPFMKRYTKAYLEKHPEKKGKDLETTRKTCAKFRDNPVGIFNFAEGTRFTPGKHAQQKSPFRYLLKPKAGGIAFVLDAMGEQLKSLVNVTIHYPAGRPGYWDLLCGNVKDVVVQFEEVQIPAGFIGKNYEQDGEYRLAFQGWINQLWEDKDQLLAKLHTDFPDNK; encoded by the coding sequence ATGCTGGATTTTCTACCTGCCGCCGTACGCGGGGTCATCGCCTCCTTGTTGTTGGCGCTGAACACGATCCTGCTGTGTTCGTTCTTGTTTATCGTCGCGCTGTTCAAGGCGCTGCCATTTGCCAAACGCTTCAGCGAATGGCTGATGAACCATACGCACGAAGCCTGGGTGACCAATAACAAGGGCTGGATGAACCTGGTGCGGCGCACGCGCTGGCACCTGAAGGGCCTTGAAGGCCTGGACTATCAGCACTCGTATCTGGTGACCAGCAACCACCAGAGCTGGGTCGACATCATGGTGTTGCAGTACGTGCTCAATCGGCGGATTCGCCCGTTGAAATTCTTCCTCAAGCAAGAGCTGATCTGGGTGCCGGTGATTGGCCTGGCATGGTGGGCGCTGGGCTTTCCGTTTATGAAGCGCTACACCAAGGCATATCTGGAAAAACACCCGGAAAAGAAAGGCAAAGACCTGGAAACCACGCGCAAGACCTGTGCGAAGTTTCGCGACAACCCGGTGGGTATTTTCAACTTTGCCGAAGGCACGCGGTTTACGCCGGGCAAGCATGCACAACAGAAATCTCCGTTCCGTTACCTGCTCAAGCCTAAGGCGGGCGGGATTGCGTTTGTGCTGGATGCCATGGGCGAGCAGCTCAAGTCATTGGTGAACGTGACCATCCACTACCCTGCCGGGCGCCCAGGTTATTGGGATTTGTTGTGCGGGAATGTGAAGGACGTGGTGGTGCAGTTTGAGGAAGTGCAGATTCCGGCCGGGTTTATCGGCAAGAATTATGAGCAGGATGGGGAGTATCGGTTGGCGTTCCAGGGGTGGATTAACCAGCTGTGGGAAGACAAGGACCAACTGCTGGCCAAACTGCACACAGACTTCCCGGATAACAAGTGA
- a CDS encoding DUF3565 domain-containing protein yields the protein MGRDLLHKNEERTSLNKDLSESEQNPDRRNRSTASFIISFLQDDDLHWVAKLSCGHTQHLRHQPPWQSRAWVLDAAQRLEKIGQPFTCGWCAQAPE from the coding sequence ATGGGGCGAGACCTTTTGCATAAGAATGAAGAACGGACAAGTCTAAACAAGGATTTGTCCGAAAGCGAACAGAACCCGGACAGACGGAACCGATCTACAGCATCATTCATCATCAGCTTCCTACAGGATGATGACCTGCACTGGGTGGCCAAGCTGTCCTGCGGCCACACCCAGCACCTGCGCCACCAGCCACCATGGCAGTCGCGCGCCTGGGTACTCGATGCTGCGCAACGCCTTGAAAAAATAGGCCAACCCTTTACGTGCGGCTGGTGTGCGCAAGCGCCTGAATAA
- the ileS gene encoding isoleucine--tRNA ligase: protein MTDYKATLNLPDTAFPMKAGLPQREPQILQRWDSIGLYGKLREIGKDRPKFVLHDGPPYANGTIHIGHALNKILKDMILRSKTLSGFDAPYVPGWDCHGLPIEHKVEVTYGKNLGADKTRELCRAYATEQIEGQKSEFIRLGVLGEWDNPYKTMNFKNEAGEIRALAEIVKGGFVFKGLKPVNWCFDCGSALAEAEVEYEDKKSSTIDVAFPIADDAKLAQAFGLSSLPKPAAIVIWTTTPWTIPANQALNVHPEFTYALVDVGDRLLVLAEEMVEACLARYELQGSVIATTTGTALELINFRHPFYDRLSPVYLADYVELGSGTGIVHCSPAYGVDDFVICKKYGMVNDDIINPVQSNGVYVPSLEFFGGQFIFKADQAIIDKLSEVGALVKSDTIKHSYMHCWRHKTPLIYRATAQWFIGMDKEPTSGDTLRVRSLKAIEETKFVPAWGQARLHSMIANRPDWCISRQRNWGVPIPFFLNKESGELHPRTVELMEAVALRVEQEGIEAWFKLDAAELLGDEAPLYDKISDTLDVWFDSGTTHWHVLRGSHPMGHATGPRADLYLEGSDQHRGWFHSSLLTGCAIDNHAPYRELLTHGFTVDETGRKMSKSLKNVIEPKKINDTLGADIMRLWVASTDYSGEIAVSDQILARSADAYRRIRNTARFLLSNLTGFNPATDILPAEDMLALDRWAVDRTLLLQRELQEHYGEYRFWNVYSKIHNFCVQELGGFYLDIIKDRQYTTGANSKARRSAQTALYHISEALVRWIAPILAFTADELWEYLPGERNESVMLNTWYEGLTELPANFELGREYWEGVMAVKVAVNKELEVQRAAKAVGGNLQAEVTLFAEEGLTADLAKLSNELRFVLITSTASLAPFAQAPADAVATEVPGLKLKVVKSAFPKCARCWHCREDVGVNPEHPEICGRCVDNISGAGEVRHYA, encoded by the coding sequence ATGACCGACTATAAAGCCACGCTAAACCTTCCGGACACCGCCTTCCCAATGAAGGCCGGCCTGCCACAGCGCGAACCGCAGATCCTGCAGCGCTGGGACAGTATTGGCCTGTACGGAAAGTTGCGCGAAATTGGCAAGGATCGTCCGAAGTTCGTCCTGCACGACGGCCCTCCTTATGCCAACGGCACGATTCACATCGGTCATGCGCTGAACAAAATTCTCAAGGACATGATCCTGCGTTCGAAAACCCTGTCGGGCTTCGACGCACCTTATGTTCCGGGCTGGGACTGCCACGGCCTGCCGATCGAGCACAAAGTCGAAGTGACCTACGGCAAGAACCTGGGCGCGGATAAAACCCGCGAACTGTGCCGTGCCTACGCCACCGAGCAGATCGAAGGGCAGAAGTCCGAATTCATCCGCCTGGGCGTGCTGGGCGAGTGGGACAACCCGTACAAGACCATGAACTTCAAGAACGAGGCCGGCGAAATCCGCGCCTTGGCCGAAATCGTCAAAGGCGGTTTCGTGTTCAAGGGCCTCAAACCGGTGAACTGGTGCTTCGATTGCGGTTCGGCCCTGGCTGAAGCGGAAGTCGAGTACGAAGACAAGAAGTCTTCGACCATCGACGTGGCCTTCCCGATCGCCGACGACGCCAAGCTGGCTCAAGCCTTTGGCCTGTCGAGCCTGCCAAAGCCTGCAGCCATCGTGATCTGGACCACCACCCCGTGGACCATCCCGGCCAACCAGGCGCTGAACGTGCACCCGGAATTCACCTACGCCCTGGTGGACGTCGGTGATCGCCTGCTGGTACTCGCTGAAGAAATGGTCGAGGCCTGCCTGGCGCGCTACGAGCTGCAAGGTTCGGTCATCGCCACCACCACCGGCACCGCGCTGGAACTGATCAACTTCCGTCACCCGTTCTACGACCGTCTGTCGCCGGTGTACCTGGCTGACTACGTGGAGTTGGGTTCGGGTACTGGCATTGTTCACTGCTCGCCGGCCTACGGCGTGGATGACTTCGTCATCTGCAAGAAGTACGGCATGGTGAATGACGACATCATCAACCCGGTGCAGAGCAATGGCGTGTACGTGCCGTCGCTGGAGTTCTTCGGCGGCCAGTTCATCTTCAAGGCCGACCAGGCGATCATCGACAAGCTGAGCGAAGTCGGTGCGCTGGTGAAATCCGACACCATCAAGCACAGCTACATGCACTGCTGGCGTCACAAGACCCCGTTGATCTACCGCGCCACGGCGCAGTGGTTTATCGGCATGGACAAAGAGCCGACCAGCGGCGACACCTTGCGTGTGCGCTCGCTTAAAGCCATCGAAGAAACCAAGTTCGTCCCGGCCTGGGGCCAGGCGCGCCTGCACTCGATGATCGCCAACCGCCCGGACTGGTGCATCTCCCGCCAGCGCAACTGGGGCGTGCCGATCCCGTTCTTCCTGAACAAGGAAAGCGGCGAACTGCACCCACGCACCGTCGAGCTGATGGAAGCAGTGGCGCTGCGCGTTGAACAGGAAGGCATCGAAGCCTGGTTCAAGCTGGACGCTGCCGAGCTGTTGGGCGATGAAGCGCCGCTATACGACAAGATCAGTGACACCCTCGACGTGTGGTTCGACTCGGGCACCACCCACTGGCACGTGCTGCGCGGTTCGCACCCGATGGGCCACGCTACCGGCCCGCGTGCCGACCTGTACCTGGAAGGCTCGGACCAACACCGTGGCTGGTTCCACTCGTCGCTGCTGACCGGTTGCGCCATCGACAACCACGCGCCGTATCGCGAACTGCTGACCCACGGCTTCACCGTCGACGAGACGGGCCGCAAGATGTCCAAGTCGCTGAAAAACGTGATCGAGCCGAAAAAGATCAACGATACCCTGGGCGCCGACATCATGCGTCTGTGGGTTGCCTCGACCGATTACTCGGGCGAAATCGCCGTGTCGGACCAGATCCTGGCCCGCAGCGCCGATGCCTACCGCCGTATCCGTAATACCGCACGCTTCCTGCTGTCGAACCTGACCGGTTTCAACCCGGCCACCGACATCCTGCCGGCCGAGGACATGCTTGCCCTGGACCGTTGGGCCGTGGACCGTACCCTGTTGCTGCAGCGCGAGTTGCAGGAACACTACGGCGAATACCGCTTCTGGAACGTGTACTCCAAGATCCACAACTTCTGCGTGCAGGAGCTGGGTGGTTTCTACCTCGATATCATCAAGGACCGCCAGTACACCACCGGCGCCAACAGCAAGGCACGCCGCTCGGCGCAGACCGCGCTGTACCACATCTCTGAAGCGCTGGTGCGCTGGATCGCGCCGATCCTGGCCTTCACCGCCGACGAACTGTGGGAATACCTGCCGGGCGAGCGTAACGAATCGGTGATGCTCAACACCTGGTACGAAGGCCTGACCGAATTGCCGGCCAACTTCGAACTGGGCCGCGAATACTGGGAAGGCGTAATGGCCGTCAAAGTGGCGGTGAACAAGGAGCTGGAAGTTCAGCGTGCGGCCAAGGCCGTCGGTGGCAACCTGCAAGCCGAAGTCACCCTGTTTGCCGAGGAAGGCCTGACCGCCGACCTGGCCAAGCTGAGCAACGAACTGCGCTTCGTGCTGATCACCTCGACCGCAAGCCTGGCACCGTTTGCCCAGGCGCCAGCGGACGCCGTGGCCACCGAAGTACCGGGCCTCAAGCTCAAAGTGGTCAAGTCGGCCTTCCCTAAGTGCGCCCGTTGCTGGCACTGCCGTGAAGACGTCGGCGTGAACCCGGAGCACCCGGAAATCTGCGGTCGTTGCGTGGACAACATCAGCGGTGCTGGCGAGGTTCGCCACTATGCCTAA
- the rpsT gene encoding 30S ribosomal protein S20, whose amino-acid sequence MANTPSAKKRAKQAEKRRSHNASLRSMVRTYIKNVVKAIDTKDAEKAQAAYVLAVPVIDRMADKGIIHKNKAARHKSRLNGHIKALNVAAAA is encoded by the coding sequence GTGGCCAACACACCTTCCGCCAAAAAACGTGCAAAACAGGCTGAGAAGCGTCGCAGCCACAACGCCAGCCTGCGTTCCATGGTTCGTACCTACATCAAGAATGTAGTTAAAGCCATCGACACCAAAGACGCTGAAAAAGCTCAAGCTGCTTACGTTCTGGCTGTGCCTGTTATCGACCGTATGGCCGATAAAGGCATCATCCACAAGAACAAAGCCGCTCGTCATAAGAGCCGCCTGAATGGCCACATCAAGGCTCTGAACGTCGCTGCAGCAGCCTAA
- the murJ gene encoding murein biosynthesis integral membrane protein MurJ, producing the protein MNLLKSLAAVSSITMISRVLGFVRDTLLARIFGASMATDAFFIAFKLPNLLRRIFAEGAFSQAFVPILAEYKTQQGEEATRTFIAYVSGLLTLVLMLVTLVGMLAAPWVIWATAPGFANTPEKFALTTDLLRVTFPYILLISLSSLAGAILNTWNRFSVPAFVPTLLNVSMIIFALFLTPYFDPPVMALGWAVLAGGLAQLLYQLPHLKKIGMLVLPRLNLKDTGVWRVMRNMLPAILGVSVSQISLIINTAFASLLVSGSVSWMYYADRLMELPSGVLGVALGTILLPTLSRTYASKDRQEYSRILDWGLRLCFMLVLPCSLALGILAEPLTVSLFQYGQFSAFDASMTQRALVAYSVGLLGIIVIKVLAPGFYAQQNIRTPVKIAIFTLIVTQLLNLVFIGPLAHAGLALAISAGACINAGLLFYQLRKQQMYQPQPGWGLFALKLLVAVAMMSAVLLGLIHFMPAWDQGHMLERFMRLGVLVVAGVVVYFGMLLLQGFRLRDFNRKSLG; encoded by the coding sequence ATGAATCTGCTCAAATCGTTGGCTGCCGTCAGCTCTATCACGATGATCTCCCGGGTTTTGGGGTTTGTGCGTGACACCCTGCTGGCGCGCATTTTCGGCGCCAGCATGGCCACGGATGCGTTCTTTATTGCCTTTAAGCTGCCCAATCTGCTGCGGCGGATCTTCGCCGAGGGCGCATTTTCCCAGGCGTTTGTGCCGATCCTGGCCGAATACAAAACCCAGCAGGGTGAAGAAGCGACCCGTACCTTTATTGCCTATGTCTCAGGCCTGCTGACCCTGGTCTTGATGCTGGTAACCCTCGTCGGCATGCTCGCCGCGCCCTGGGTGATCTGGGCCACGGCCCCCGGTTTTGCCAATACCCCGGAAAAATTCGCGCTGACCACTGACCTGTTGCGCGTGACCTTTCCTTATATATTGCTGATCTCGCTGTCATCCCTGGCCGGGGCGATCCTCAATACCTGGAACCGTTTCTCGGTACCGGCCTTCGTGCCGACGTTGCTCAACGTCAGCATGATTATTTTCGCGCTGTTCCTCACGCCGTACTTCGACCCGCCGGTCATGGCCCTGGGCTGGGCCGTACTGGCCGGCGGCCTGGCGCAGTTGCTGTACCAACTGCCGCACCTGAAAAAAATCGGCATGCTCGTGCTGCCGCGTCTTAACCTCAAGGACACTGGCGTATGGCGTGTGATGCGCAATATGCTGCCGGCGATCCTGGGTGTGTCGGTGAGCCAGATTTCCCTGATCATCAACACCGCTTTCGCGTCCTTGCTGGTTTCCGGTTCTGTCTCCTGGATGTACTACGCCGATCGCTTGATGGAGTTGCCGTCGGGCGTACTCGGTGTGGCCTTGGGCACAATCTTGCTGCCGACGCTGTCGCGCACCTATGCCAGCAAGGACCGCCAGGAATACTCGCGCATCCTCGACTGGGGCTTGCGCCTGTGCTTTATGCTGGTCTTGCCGTGTTCCCTGGCCCTGGGCATTTTGGCTGAGCCGTTGACCGTGTCGCTGTTCCAATATGGCCAGTTCAGCGCGTTTGATGCGTCAATGACCCAGCGTGCGCTGGTCGCCTACTCCGTCGGCCTGCTCGGCATTATCGTGATCAAAGTGCTGGCGCCGGGCTTCTATGCCCAGCAAAACATCCGCACGCCGGTCAAGATCGCAATTTTCACCCTGATCGTTACGCAGCTGCTCAACCTGGTGTTTATCGGCCCGTTGGCCCATGCCGGCCTGGCCCTGGCCATCAGCGCGGGTGCTTGTATCAACGCAGGGCTGCTGTTTTATCAACTGCGCAAGCAGCAGATGTATCAGCCGCAGCCGGGCTGGGGCCTGTTTGCCCTCAAGCTGCTGGTGGCGGTGGCGATGATGTCGGCGGTGTTGCTGGGCCTGATTCACTTCATGCCCGCCTGGGATCAAGGCCATATGCTTGAGCGCTTCATGCGCCTGGGGGTTCTGGTGGTGGCGGGTGTAGTGGTGTACTTCGGGATGTTGCTGCTGCAAGGCTTCCGTCTGCGTGATTTCAATCGAAAGTCGCTTGGCTAG
- the pta gene encoding phosphate acetyltransferase, which produces MQTFFIAPTDFGVGLTSISLGLVRTLERAGLKVGFFKPIAQPHPGDTGPERSTELVARTHGLKPPQPLGLAHVERMLGDGQLDELLEEIITLYQQAAVGKDVLIVEGMVPTRSASYAARVNLHLAKSLDAEVILVSAPENEVLTELSGRVELQAQLFGGPKDPKVLGVILNKVRTDESMEAFSARLKEHSPLLRSGDFRLLGCIPYQPELNAPRTRDVADLMGAQILNAGDYETRRMTKIIICARTMRNTVELLKPGVLVVTPGDRDDIILAVSLAAINGVPLAGLLLTSDTLPDPRIMDLCRGAFQAGLPVLSVSTGSYDTANQLNSLNKEIPIDDRERAEIITDFVASHLDARWLHQRCGTPREMRLSPAVFRYQLIQRAQAANKRIVLPEGSEPLTVQAAAICQARGIARCVLLAKPADVEAVARAHGIELPEGLEILDPDLIRQRYVEPMVALRKSKSLNAPMAEQQLEDTVVIATMMLALDEVDGLVSGVIHSTANTIRPALQLIKTAPGCTLVSSVFFMLFPEQVLVYGDCVMNPHPSAVELAEIALQSADSAAAFGITPRVAMISYSSGDSASGEEVEKVREATLLAHEQQSSLLIDGPLQYDAAANETVARQLAPNSQVAGKATVFVFPDLNTGNTTHKAVQRSADCVSLGPMLQGLRKPVNDLPRGAQVDDIVYTIALTAIQAANRPMDI; this is translated from the coding sequence ATGCAGACTTTTTTTATCGCGCCCACCGATTTTGGTGTGGGTCTGACCTCCATCAGCCTTGGGCTGGTGCGTACCCTTGAGCGGGCCGGGCTGAAAGTCGGCTTCTTCAAACCGATTGCCCAGCCACATCCGGGCGACACTGGCCCCGAACGCTCCACCGAACTGGTGGCGCGCACCCACGGCCTGAAGCCACCACAACCCTTGGGCCTGGCCCATGTGGAACGCATGCTCGGCGACGGCCAGCTCGACGAATTGCTCGAAGAAATCATCACCCTTTACCAGCAGGCCGCCGTGGGCAAGGACGTGCTGATCGTCGAAGGTATGGTGCCGACCCGCAGCGCCAGCTATGCGGCGCGGGTCAACCTGCACCTGGCCAAGAGCCTCGACGCGGAAGTGATCCTGGTGTCGGCGCCGGAGAACGAAGTACTCACCGAGCTATCGGGCCGCGTGGAATTGCAGGCCCAGCTGTTTGGCGGCCCCAAAGACCCGAAAGTGCTGGGTGTGATCCTCAACAAGGTGCGCACCGACGAAAGCATGGAAGCCTTCTCGGCGCGCCTCAAGGAGCATTCGCCCCTGTTGCGCAGCGGCGATTTCCGCCTGCTCGGTTGCATCCCTTACCAGCCCGAACTCAACGCCCCGCGCACCCGCGACGTGGCCGACCTGATGGGCGCGCAGATCCTCAACGCCGGCGACTACGAAACCCGGCGCATGACCAAGATCATCATCTGCGCGCGCACCATGCGTAACACCGTAGAGCTGCTGAAACCGGGCGTGCTGGTGGTAACGCCGGGCGACCGTGACGACATCATCCTGGCCGTCAGCCTCGCCGCGATCAACGGCGTACCCCTGGCCGGCCTGCTGTTGACCAGCGACACCTTGCCCGACCCGCGCATCATGGATCTGTGCCGTGGCGCTTTCCAGGCCGGGCTGCCGGTGTTGTCGGTGAGCACCGGCTCCTACGACACGGCGAACCAGCTCAATAGCCTGAACAAGGAAATTCCGATTGATGACCGCGAACGTGCGGAGATCATCACCGATTTCGTCGCCAGCCACCTCGATGCACGCTGGCTGCACCAACGCTGCGGTACGCCACGGGAAATGCGCCTTTCGCCGGCGGTGTTCCGCTATCAGTTGATCCAGCGTGCCCAGGCTGCCAACAAACGCATCGTGTTGCCCGAAGGCAGCGAGCCGTTGACCGTGCAGGCCGCCGCCATCTGTCAGGCTCGGGGCATTGCGCGCTGCGTGCTGCTGGCCAAACCTGCCGACGTGGAAGCCGTCGCCCGCGCCCACGGCATCGAATTGCCCGAAGGCCTGGAGATTCTCGACCCGGACCTGATTCGTCAGCGCTACGTCGAGCCGATGGTCGCACTGCGCAAGAGCAAGAGCCTGAACGCGCCGATGGCCGAGCAACAATTGGAAGATACGGTGGTGATCGCCACCATGATGCTCGCGCTGGATGAAGTGGACGGTCTGGTCTCCGGGGTTATTCACTCCACCGCCAACACCATCCGCCCTGCCCTGCAACTGATCAAGACGGCGCCGGGCTGCACCTTGGTGTCGTCGGTGTTTTTCATGCTGTTCCCCGAGCAGGTGCTGGTGTACGGCGACTGCGTGATGAACCCGCACCCAAGCGCCGTGGAACTGGCGGAAATCGCCCTGCAAAGCGCCGACTCGGCCGCCGCCTTCGGCATCACCCCACGGGTGGCGATGATCAGCTATTCCAGCGGTGATTCGGCCAGCGGCGAAGAAGTCGAAAAAGTCCGCGAAGCCACCCTGCTCGCACACGAACAGCAAAGCTCACTGCTGATCGACGGGCCATTGCAGTACGATGCCGCCGCCAATGAAACCGTCGCAAGGCAACTGGCACCCAACAGCCAGGTCGCCGGCAAGGCCACGGTGTTTGTGTTCCCGGACCTGAACACCGGCAACACGACCCATAAAGCGGTGCAACGCAGCGCCGATTGCGTGAGCCTGGGGCCAATGCTGCAAGGCCTGCGCAAACCGGTGAACGACCTGCCGCGCGGCGCACAAGTGGACGACATCGTGTACACCATCGCCCTGACGGCGATCCAAGCCGCCAACCGACCTATGGATATCTAA
- the ribF gene encoding bifunctional riboflavin kinase/FAD synthetase produces the protein MQLVRGLHNLRPEHRGCVATIGNFDGVHRGHQAILGRLRERAVELGVPSCVVIFEPQPREYFTPETAPARLARLRDKLQLLAEEGVDRVLCLAFNQRLQSLSAAEFVDRILVDGLGVQHLEVGDDFRFGCDRVGDFDFLQHAGVNQGFTVEAAQTVELDGLRVSSTQVRNALAAADFALAERLLGRPFRIAGRVLHGQKLARQLGTPTANVQLKRRRVPLTGVYLVSVDIDGQSWPGVANIGVRPTVAGDGRAHLEVHLLDFAGDLYDRRLTVVFHQKLREEQRFASLEALKTAINADVAAARALAAPSAHR, from the coding sequence ATGCAGCTGGTTCGAGGTCTCCACAACCTGCGCCCCGAGCATCGGGGCTGCGTCGCCACTATTGGCAACTTTGACGGTGTTCACCGTGGCCACCAGGCTATCCTGGGCCGGCTGCGTGAACGTGCGGTCGAGTTGGGCGTGCCCAGCTGCGTGGTGATTTTTGAGCCACAGCCGCGGGAATACTTTACTCCCGAGACGGCGCCGGCACGCTTGGCCCGCCTGCGCGACAAGCTGCAACTGCTGGCTGAAGAGGGCGTGGACCGCGTGCTGTGCCTGGCCTTCAATCAGCGCTTGCAAAGCCTCAGCGCCGCCGAGTTCGTCGACCGCATCCTGGTGGACGGCCTGGGCGTGCAGCACCTGGAGGTCGGCGACGACTTCCGTTTCGGCTGCGACCGCGTCGGCGATTTCGACTTCCTGCAACACGCCGGAGTGAATCAAGGTTTTACCGTCGAAGCCGCGCAAACCGTCGAACTGGACGGCCTGCGCGTGAGCAGTACCCAGGTGCGTAATGCCCTGGCGGCTGCCGACTTCGCCTTGGCCGAGCGTTTACTCGGTCGCCCGTTCCGCATTGCCGGGCGGGTCTTGCACGGCCAGAAGCTGGCGCGCCAACTGGGCACGCCAACTGCCAACGTGCAGCTCAAACGTCGTCGTGTGCCACTTACCGGGGTTTACCTGGTGAGTGTCGACATCGACGGCCAATCGTGGCCGGGAGTCGCCAACATAGGCGTCAGGCCCACGGTTGCAGGTGATGGCAGGGCCCACCTGGAAGTTCACCTTTTGGATTTTGCCGGTGATTTGTATGACCGGCGTTTAACGGTGGTTTTCCACCAGAAGCTGCGTGAAGAGCAGCGTTTCGCCTCCCTTGAGGCGTTGAAAACGGCGATCAATGCGGATGTCGCCGCCGCCCGTGCACTAGCCGCACCTAGCGCCCATCGCTAA